A genomic region of Phragmites australis chromosome 2, lpPhrAust1.1, whole genome shotgun sequence contains the following coding sequences:
- the LOC133906594 gene encoding uncharacterized protein LOC133906594, with translation MGYYLGDGIYPEWATIVKAIPAPRGNKSIHFSAMQAALRKDVEHAFGVLQARFAIVRGPARVWGQSTLHNIMTACVIMHNMIIEDERGTASPVQVFDFMGEPTQVHRSGDEGVLHYVETTQAIRNRAVHRQLRADLVEHLWSIHGAQ, from the coding sequence ATGGGATACTACCTCGGCGATGGCATATACCCTGAATGGGCGACCATAGTGAAGGCAATTCCTGCTCCACGAGGCAACAAGAGCATCCATTTCTCCGCGATGCAAGCTGCTCTCCGCAAGGATGTCGAACATGCATTTGGTGTGTTGCAAGCTAGGTTTGCTATTGTTCGCGGACCGGCTAGAGTATGGGGTCAGTCTACATTGCACAATATCATGACCGCCTGCGTTattatgcacaacatgataattgagGACGAGCGCGGTACCGCTTCCCCGGTGCAGGTGTTTGACTTCATGGGGGAACCAACTCAAGTCCATCGAAGTGGTGACGAAGGTGTCCTGCATTATGTTGAAACAACTCAAGCTATCCGCAACCGTGCAGTGCACCGCCAATTGCGTGCTGACCTTGTGGAGCACCTTTGGAGTATTCATGGAGCACAGTAG